A single Lolium perenne isolate Kyuss_39 chromosome 6, Kyuss_2.0, whole genome shotgun sequence DNA region contains:
- the LOC127308474 gene encoding uncharacterized protein: MLLLHKSIPHLRRALTPRRPPPKPSALPPPRRRTLTRAAAAMGSVAGDAVRLPYPPARRDDSVVDTYHGAQIPDPYRWLEDPDSEETKEFVEKQADLAESVLAGCGDREGLRREVTRLFDHPRHGAPFRRGDKYFHFHNSGLQPQSVLYVQDGLDAEAQVLLDPNALSTDGTVALSTYSISKDGKYFAYGLSESGSDWVTIRVMRIADRQPTSDKLSWVKFSSISWTHDGKGFFYGRYPAPGVGLDAGTETNINLNQQIYYHVMGSDQSEDILCWKDPENPKYSFGASVTEDGKYIILGTYDGCDPVNKLYYCEISSLPQGIEGFKETKQMLPFVKLIDNFDAQYQVVANDGDEFTFVTNKNAPKNKLVRVNIKNPEVWTDVISEHERDVLESVDAVNGNQLVVCYMSDVKHTLQIRDLITGNLLHQLPLEIGSVSEVSCRREDKEVFIGFTSFLSPGITYRCNLTSTVPEMKVFREISVPGFDRTGFEVKQIFVPSKDGTKIPMFIMSKKDIELDGSHPTLLYGYGGFNISITPSFSVSRLVLCKNLGSIVCIANIRGGGEYGEEWHKAGALAKKQNCFDDFIACAEQLISAGYTSKKKICIEGGSNGGLLVAACINQRPDLFGCALANVGVMDMLRFHKFTIGHAWTTDYGCSDKEDEFGWLIKYSPLHNVRRPWEQSFVDNSQYPATMLLTGDHDDRVVPLHSLKLLATLQYVLCTSTEDSPQTNPIIGRIDRKSGHGPGRPTKKMIDEAADRYSFMAKMLGTTWTE; encoded by the exons ATGCTTCTCCTACATAAATCCATCCCCCACCTCCGCCGCGCGCTCACCCCACGCCGCCCACCTCCGAAACCCTCCGCCCTCCCGCCCCCTCGCCGCCGCACCCtcacgcgcgccgccgccgccatgggctCCGTCGCCGGCGACGCCGTCCGCCTCCCCTACCCGCCCGCCCGCCGCGACGACTCGGTGGTCGACACCTACCACGGCGCCCAGATCCCCGACCCCTACCGCTG GCTGGAGGACCCGGACTCGGAGGAGACCAAGGAGTTCGTGGAGAAGCAGGCGGACCTCGCCGAGTCCGTGCTCGCCGGGTGCGGCGACAGGGAGGGCCTGCGCCGCGAGGTCACCCGCCTCTTCGACCACCCGCGCCACGGCGCCCCGTTCCGCCGCGGCGACAAGTACTTCCACTTCCACAACTCGGGACTCCAGCCACAGAGCGTCCTCTACGTGCAG GATGGTTTGGACGCAGAGGCACAAGTTCTCTTGGATCCAAATGCTCTAAGCACGGATGGGACTGTTGCTCTTTCCACATACTCTATCAGCAAGGATGGCAAGTACTTCGCTTACGGGCTAAGCGAAAGCGGCAGCGATTGGGTCACTATTCGTGTTATGCGCATCGCAGACAGGCAGCCTACGTCTGACAAATTGTCATGG GTCAAGTTCTCATCTATTAGCTGGACTCACGATGGGAAAGGCTTTTTCTATGGCCGATATCCTGCGCCCGG AGTGGGTCTGGATGCTGGAACCGAGACAAATATCAATCTTAATCAACAGATATATTACCATGTCATGGGATCTGATCAGTCAGAGGACATACTATGCTGGAAAGATCCTGAAAACCCCAAATATTCCTTTGGTGCGTCGGTCACTGAAGATGGAAAG TACATCATACTGGGTACCTACGATGGTTGTGATCCCGTCAACAAGCTATACTACTGTGAAATTTCTTCACTCCCTCAAGGCATAGAGGGCTTCAAAGAGACAAAACAAATGCTTCCATTTGTCAAGCTTATAGACAACTTTGATGCTCAGTATCAAGTTGTGGCAAATGATGGTGATGAATTTACCTTCGTGACCAATAAAAATGCTCCGAAGAATAAGCTGGTAAGGGTAAATATAAAAAATCCAGAAGTGTGGACTGATGTTATCTCTGAGCATGAAAGAGACGTGCTTGAATCAGTTGATGCGGTTAACGGAAACCAGTTGGTGGTGTGTTACATGTCAGATGTTAAGCATACTCTGCAGATAAGAGACCTTATAACTGGAAATTTGCTTCATCAGTTGCCTCTAGAGATTGGTTCTGTTTCAGAGGTCTCTTGTAGACGGGAAGACAAGGAAGTTTTTATTGGCTTCACGAGTTTTCTTTCTCCAGGTATTACTTACAGGTGTAACTTAACATCTACAGTCCCTGAAATGAAGGTGTTTCGAGAAATTTCAGTTCCTGGGTTTGATCGCACAGGCTTTGAAGTTAAGCAG ATTTTTGTCCCCAGTAAGGATGGAACCAAGATTCCCATGTTCATAATGTCGAAGAAGGATATCGAACTTGATGGATCACATCCAACTTTGCTATATGGTTATGGTGGATTCAACATAAGCATTACCCCTTCTTTCAGTGTTAGTCGTCTTGTTCTATGCAAGAACTTGGGCTCTATTGTCTGCATTGCAAACATCCGGGGTGGTGGAGAATATGGGGAGGAGTGGCACAAAGCTGGAGCGCTTGCAAAGAAACAAAATTGTTTTGACGACTTCATTGCTTGTGCCGAACAACTCATTTCTGCGGGTTACACAAGTAAGAAGAAAATATGTATTGAAGGTGGAAGCAATGGTGGTCTTCTTGTTGCTGCTTGCATTAATCAG CGGCCTGATCTATTTGGTTGTGCCCTTGCAAATGTTGGTGTCATGGATATGCTTAGGTTTCACAAGTTCACCATTG GTCATGCCTGGACTACAGATTATGGGTGTTCAGATAAGGAAGACGAATTCGGCTGGCTTATCAA ATATTCCCCCCTTCATAACGTGAGGAGACCTTGGGAGCAAAGCTTTGTTGATAATTCTCAGTATCCAGCGACCATGTTGTTGACAGGTGATCATGATGACCGTGTTGTTCCATTGCACTCATTGAAGTTGTTGGCA ACACTGCAGTATGTCTTGTGCACTAGCACTGAGGACAGTCCACAGACCAACCCAATAATCGGTCGCATTGACCGCAAGTCAGGGCATGGACCTGGCAGGCCAACCAAAAAAATG ATTGATGAAGCCGCAGACCGTTACAGTTTTATGGCAAAGATGTTAGGCACTACATGGACCGAGTAA
- the LOC127308475 gene encoding uncharacterized protein, which translates to MAGILAWAADVVGGAGDSDDEAAAAAESERAAAMTPEQRLRAADLDARASSLRRAIQDLRARVPPPHVAQRLPHLHAHSLASSAALALQLNAHSSTKEQALEREIRIQEENTAYEKAISDCRQKIQEKQMEASLLQSNLKEMEIAELDLKAKVDNAIKEQEATQHEASTASEATGNALLDAESLINLKSMDLEEKKGELKLLEDKVQRLDKVWSLVEEESLKTPSPAQREKTLEKQLHSLIEQLTTKQAQAERLITDIHTKEKDLERLNSIHRNLHSTSSEAGAPRNRFSGGLLSGDEDSGAKGVRRPSQSGGVRTEGQKRLMFLRSAFVLYILALHVVVFIKISVSN; encoded by the exons ATGGCGGGGATCTTGGCGTGGGCGGCCGACGTGGTCGGCGGCGCCGGAGACAGCGATgacgaggccgccgccgccgctgaaaGCGAGCGCGCCGCGGCCATGACCCCGGAGCAGCGGCTCCGCGCCGCCGACCTGGACGCGCGGGCGTCGTCGCTGCGGCGCGCGATCCAGGATCTGCGCGCCCGAGTGCCGCCGCCGCACGTCGCTCAGCGGCTGCCGCACCTGCACGCGCACTCcctcgcctcctccgccgccctcgCGCTCCAGCTCAACGCCCACTCCTCCACCAAGGAGCAG GCACTGGAAAGAGAGATAAGAATTCAAGAAGAAAATACTGCCTACGAGAAGGCTATATCAGATTGTCGACAGAAAATTCAGGAAAAGCAGATGGAGGCCAGTCTGCTTCAGAGTAATTTGAAG GAAATGGAAATTGCAGAGCTGGATTTAAAGGCAAAGGTTGACAATGCTATCAAGGAGCAAGAGGCTACTCAACATGAAGCATCAACAGCTTCTGAAGCTACTGGAAATGCTCTGCTAGATGCTGAATCATTGATTAATCTCAAGTCAATGGACTtggaagagaagaagggagagttg AAACTATTGGAAGACAAGGTGCAAAGATTGGACAAAGTATGGTCTTTGGTTGAAGAAGAGTCTTTGAAAACTCCCAGTCCTG CCCAGAGGGAGAAGACACTTGAGAAACAACTACATAGCCTCATTGAACAGTTGACAACTAAACAA GCTCAAGCTGAAAGGCTCATCACTGATATACACACCAAAGAAAAGGATCTGGAAAGGTTGAACAGTATACATAGAAATCTCCACAGCACCTCCAGTGAAGCAGGCGCACCACGGAATCGGTTCAGCGGGGGGCTTTTGAGCGGCGATGAAGATTCTGGCGCCAAAGGTGTCCGCAGACCCAGCCAATCCGGTGGCGTTAGAACGGAAGGTCAGAAAAGGTTGATGTTTCTTAGGTCTGCTTTTGTTCTCTATATCTTGGCACTGCACGTCGTGGTCTTTATAAAGATATCGGTTTCAAACTAG
- the LOC127308478 gene encoding uncharacterized protein: MERFSQLNPHATPFVPSSFAKSLKANKDPEKQVDGTEKNVTADKSAGYELPDSLSFDDYAESLGKVNISAESSSKGEAAEASHANNHLAAVESLSLMFPDVSADSILEVLKANEFDTDLTIDMLFDLCEADDNGHSAEASGNHQQQLHHHHSPSST; encoded by the exons ATGGAGCGGTTTTCTCAGTTGAATCCACATGCCACTCCTTTCGTGCCGTCTTCTTTTGCAAAAAGCTTGAAAGCAAACAAGGACCCTGAGAAGCAAGTAGATGGAACTGAAAAGAATGTGACTGCTGACAAGTCTGCTGGGTATGAGCTCCCAGACTCCCTTTCTTTTGATGACTATGCTGAAAGCCTAGGAAAGGTCAACATATCCGCTGAGTCTTCATCAAAAGGAGAAGCTGCTGAGGCAAGTCATGCCAATAATCATCTCGCTGCGGTGGAATCTCTCTCGCTGATGTTTCCAGATGTGTCTGCTGACTCCATTCTTGAAGTACTGAAGGCAAATGAATTTGATACAGATCTCACTATTGATATGCTTTTCGACTTG TGTGAAGCTGACGATAATGGTCACTCTGCTGAAGCATCAGGAAACCACCAGCAGCAGCTGCACCACCACCACTCCCCTTCATCGACATAG
- the LOC127308476 gene encoding protein PTST, chloroplastic, producing MECLTASFAARNVGREYNFVCQTKPGREKQWIPGRVLCYFTAYTNSSPCHKVTTVAYPVTPVAGRRSCSRSFAASLDLGNGPAPSDSTSSSPGQTREQPTSDELKSLLADKERSKLLRKLSEANQHNRFLKRQSQIKDDAVVKFRSELAVLELELQTLVGLAEEIANFDVPSGSRKVNGKYIQSHLLSRLEAVHDKVMVQIKDVDSLRPREIAVYWVGMAENVQIMGSFDGWSHGEAMSREYSGDYGRFSASLRLRPGSYEIKFLVDGEWKLSSEYPVAGEGLTQNNKLVVE from the exons ATGGAATGCTTGACTGCGAGTTTCGCCGCAAG GAATGTGGGTAGGGAGTATAACTTCGTATGCCAAACCAAGCCTGGCCGTGAGAAGCAATGGATTCCCGGAAGGGTTCTCTGCTATTTCACAGCTTACACAAACTCTAGCCCATGCCACAAAGTCACTACCGTCGCGTATCCCGTGACCCCAGTTGCGGGGAGACGTTCATGCTCGAGATCTTTCGCAGCAAGTTTGGATCTAGGAAATGGGCCTGCGCCCTCAGACTCGACATCGTCTTCACCAGGACAGACTCGTGAGCAGCCGACCTCTGACGAG TTGAAATCTCTTCTGGCTGATAAGGAACGAAGTAAGCTTTTGAGAAAGCTAAGTGAAGCAAATCAGCATAACCGGTTTCTCAAGAGACAG TCGCAGATAAAGGATGATGCAGTTGTGAAGTTCAGAAGTGAACTTGCTGTTTTGGAACTTGAACTGCAG ACTTTGGTTGGCCTAGCTGAAGAGATCGCTAATTTTGATGTTCCATCAGGGTCAAGGAAGGTAAATGGAAAATATATTCAGTCTCATCTTCTCTCCAGGTTAGAAG CTGTTCATGATAAGGTTATGGTACAGATAAAGGATGTTGACTCTTTAAGACCTCGAGAAATCGCAGTATACTGGGTTGGAATGGCTGAG AATGTGCAAATTATGGGCTCCTTCGACGGCTGGTCCCATGGTGAGGCAATGTCCAGGGAATATTCAGGAGACTACGGGAGATTTTCTGCATCTCTGAGGCTTAGACCTGGAAG CTATGAGATTAAGTTCTTGGTGGACGGGGAGTGGAAACTGTCATCGGAATACCCGGTTGCTGGCGAGGGATTGACACAGAACAATAAACTCGTCGTGGAATAA
- the LOC127308477 gene encoding protein NLP3-like: MVMEVKADMERILGGGFSLRLSDRDDHACGGGRGGPSPGEDDEADSGCAVKERIARALRLYKDTADGGALVQVWAPAPAPARDEERRRRRVLATRGQPFVLPSRCRRLLQYRTVSLAHVFAVDGGDDCTWEERGLPGRVFDARSPEWTPNVQLYGTGEYARMSYALIYDIQASLALPILDPADATRCLAVLELVFTTAPVACFATEADKLCKALQAVSLRGSEICHPVPTETCNSEATQAAMSGVSELLAAVCKAHELPLAQAWVRCQRCSTDDNDEHFSLTTAGAPFHLAADAMNYGVFREACAEHHLRPGQGLVGEAAMAAQPRFCTDVSRRSKDAYPLAHYARMHGLAGCLAVPLRLPQSAMADDDGPVEECVVLEFFLPTDCRSAAEQKALVDVIASTIRDECSGGSLNATGMSSLSLEVVLPDGDAANELNGHGDYDTNDSDEEDEHLAVDVADGDQGANIHGTDQNDHMSQPPEKKKTGRKAGKPVSLKVLQGYFSGSLKDAARSLGVCPTTMKRICRQHGISRWPFRKISKVNRALGKIRAIESVDCSPKPATASSSSRRAPAPHLPCAPSALAEDTSSQGSSQDPPPLTKTALGKSLLQRSNGAAGELVTIKASYKGDIVRFRVPCSAGVAAVKEEVAKRLGLDAGAFDVKYLDDDHEWVLLSCDADFQECLDVAPASAAMSGGTGVVLPVVRLMVHRSSFGRSD; encoded by the exons ATGGTGATGGAGGTGAAGGCCGACATGGAGCGGATTCTTGGCGGCGGGTTCAGCCTCCGGCTCAGCGACCGCGACGACCACGCGTGTGGTGGTGGCCGAGGAGGGCCGTCGCCGGGTGAAGACGACGAGGCCGACAGCGGCTGCGCGGTGAAGGAGCGGATCGCGCGGGCGCTGCGGCTGTACAAGGAcacggcggacggcggcgcgctGGTGCAGGTGTGGGCGCCGGCACCTGCGCCTGCGCGGGACGAggagcggcgccgccgccgcgtgcTGGCCACACGGGGGCAGCCCTTCGTCCTCCCCTCGCGGTGCCGCCGGCTGCTCCAGTACAGGACCGTCTCCCTGGCGCACGTCTTCGCCGTGGACGGCGGCGACGACTGCACCTGGGAGGAGCGCGGGCTGCCCGGCCGGGTGTTCGACGCGCGCTCGCCGGAGTGGACGCCGAACGTGCAGCTCTACGGCACCGGCGAGTACGCGCGGATGAGCTACGCGCTCATCTACGACATCCAGGCTAGCCTCGCCCTACCCATCCTCGACCCCGCCGACGCTACCCGCTGCCTCGCCGTCCTCGAGCTCGTCTTCACCACGGCGCCCGTCGCGTGCTTCGCCACCGAGGCTGACAAGCTCTGCAAGGCCCTCCAG GCAGTCTCATTGAGAGGTTCAGAGATCTGCCACCCCGTGCCGACCGAG ACCTGCAACTCAGAGGCGACGCAGGCGGCCATGTCGGGGGTTTCAGAGCTTCTGGCCGCAGTCTGCAAAGCCCACGAGCTGCCACTGGCACAGGCTTGGGTCAGGTGCCAACGCTGCAGCACTGACGACAACGATGAGCATTTCTCCCTGACGACGGCGGGCGCTCCGTTCCATCTCGCCGCCGACGCCATGAACTACGGCGTGTTTCGTGAGGCCTGCGCCGAGCACCACCTGCGGCCTGGCCAGGGGCTCGTCGGtgaggcggccatggcggcccagCCGCGCTTCTGCACTGACGTCTCCAGGCGTTCAAAGGACGCCTACCCGCTCGCGCACTACGCCCGCATGCACGGCCTGGCCGGCTGCCTCGCCGTTCCGTTGCGGTTGCCGCAGTCCGCCATGGCCGACGATGACGGCCCGGTGGAGGAGTGCGTGGTGCTGGAGTTCTTCCTCCCGACGGACTGCAGGAGCGCCGCGGAGCAGAAGGCATTGGTGGACGTCATCGCCTCCACTATCCGTGACGAATGCTCCGGTGGTAGCTTGAACGCGACGGGGATGAGCAGCTTGTCTTTGGAGGTCGTTCTTCCAGATGGTGATGCTGCCAATGAACTGAATGGCCATGGAGACTATGATACTAATGATTCAGACGAGGAGGACGAGCATCTGGCCGTGGATGTTGCAGACGGTGATCAAGGAGCAAACATCCACGGCACAGACCAGAACGATCACATGTCGCAaccaccggagaagaagaagacaggaagGAAGGCCGGAAAACCTGTCAGTCTGAAGGTGCTCCAAGGATACTTCTCAGGGAGCCTGAAAGATGCCGCGAGGAGCCTCGGCG TGTGCCCGACCACAATGAAGCGCATCTGCAGGCAGCACGGCATATCGAGATGgccatttcggaagatcagcaaggTGAATCGCGCCCTCGGCAAGATCCGCGCCATCGAATCGGTGGATTGCTCGCCAAAGCCGGCCACTGCCTCTTCGTCGTCTCGACGAGCTCCAGCTCCTCATCTGCCATGTGCGCCAAGTGCTCTAGCAGAAGACACCTCCTCCCAGGGCTCAAGCCAAGATCCTCCTCCTCTCACTAAAACCGCACTGGGCAAGTCTTTGCTGCAGCGTAGCAATGGTGCGGCCGGGGAGTTGGTGACCATCAAGGCGAGCTACAAAGGGGACATCGTCAGGTTCAGGGTGCCGTGCTCCGCTGGCGTTGCGGCGGTGAAGGAGGAGGTGGCCAAGAGGCTGGGCCTAGACGCTGGTGCCTTCGATGTCAAGTACCTGGACGACGACCATGAGTGGGTACTCCTGTCCTGCGACGCCGATTTCCAGGAGTGCCTTGATGTTGCCCCTGCATCGGCGGCTATGAGTGGCGGAACCGGAGTAGTGTTGCCAGTTGTCAGGCTGATGGTACATAGGAGCTCTTTTGGTAGGTCAGATTAG